Genomic DNA from Verrucomicrobiota bacterium:
TGCTGGGTCGTGGCTTTCCCGATTTGAGAAATCCATTCATCCACGTCTCTCAAGCTCCAGGGGCGTGCTTCCGATCGGCCTTGCTGGAGCAAAAGAAAGGTCGTCCGCCCGAGATCGTTTTGGCTGCGGGAAATCGCCTGGTAACGGGCGAGGGGCAAGCCGGTGTGCGCCAAAAGGGCAGCCCGCACGAGGGCGCTGCCCACTTGCAAGCGCTTCTGGGAGTCCCGATCGGCCGTGGCCCGACCCGCCAGAAAACGCGTCGCCCGGGCGAGGCTCTCGGCTTGGTCTTGGAGGCGGGCCAGATAGGAAGCCAGCAGGCTGATTTTTTGCAAGCGACCGCTGGCACGGCCGGCGGCCTCGGCCGCTTGGCAAAGTTCACCCCACTCGGAAGGCGGGATCGCCGTGTCGCTGGGCAAGGCCGGGCCGGCCTCTTGCTCGAGCGAGAGCGGGAGTTCGATTTGGTCCTGCCCACGGAGAGTCCAGGCTTCTCGACCAGCTTGGCGAAGCTCAGCCGCGAACTCCCGCGCGTATCCGTGGGTGGTCAGAATGAGTTTTGGCTGCACCGCCTTGATGCAGGCGTGGAGTTCGCTGTGGTCGGCGTGATCGCTCAGCACGAAGACCTCATCCACTTGGTAGCGAAAGGAGGCCCCGGCTTGCAGGCCCCAGCCGCTGGCCATGGCCAGACGTCGATGAGGGATGCGCCGAATGAGAGTGCTGCGCACCGTGTTGGGCGGGGTCAGGAGGACCTGGCCCGCGAGATCGCTTTCTTTCTTCAGCGGAGCGTAGCGACCGAGCGAGCGACCTTGCGCTTCGTAATCGCGCGAGATCTTCTCAATGGCCGGGTGAACGAGCATGGGGAGCTCGGCCTCCGCCACGATGGCCATCAACTCCTGCGCCTTGCCCAGAGAGTAGCCCAAAAGAACCGGTACCTCCCCCTGGCTGAGCGCGTCTTCGCAGAAATGTTGGATCGCTGGCCGGATCGCTTGGGAGTCGGGAAACTGAAAGTGAGGTAAGCCGTAGGTGGTCTCCATCAGCAGGCTGTCGGCCGGGGGTGGCTGGGCCGTTTCGGCCGTCAGGCTGGGGCGCATCTTGAAATCCCCCGTGTAGAGAAAGCTGACGCCATCCGCCTCCCGTTCCACGCGCAACATAGCGGAGCCAAAGGTGTGTCCAGCGGGATGGAGAGACAAGCGATGCCCCTCCCAAGAGAAGACCTCGCCAAAGGCCCGCTCCATGATGGTGAGCTTTTTGCCATAGCGGGTTCGCAAGAAGGCCGCCGTCACGGGCGTCGCCAAGCAGCGGCGGCTGGGCGCAAAGTGGTCGGCATGCGCGTGAGAGATGAAGGCAAAATCCTGCGCGCGATGCGGGTCCAGCCAGAGGTCCAGCTCAGGCAACCAGGCGCTGCCGTGGCGGGGTTGGACGGGAAGGAGGGGCACGGTGGTGATTACGCGCTGGGCCCTCCTAGCCAGCCGCCTCCTCCCCCGGAAATTTCAAAAAAAGCTCTTGCCCAAACAGCCCCCACATGACAGATTCCGCGCCCTTCTCGGCGCAGCCGAACTCTCCCATGACCTACGCGATTTTCAAAACCGGCGGCAAGCAATACCGCGTCTCTGAAGGAGACAAGCTGGACGTGGAGTTTCTCGCTTCGGTCCAGGCGGGCGACAAAACGAGTTTCGACCAGGTGCTTTTCGTCTCGAATGAAGGGCAAGCTTCGGTCGGGACCCCGGTGGTGGAGGGCGCCAAAGTGGAAGCGGAAGTCGTCGATCAAATCCGCGCCAAGAAAGTCATCAACTACAAGTTCAAGCGCCGGAAGGGCTACCACCGCACCAAGGGCCATCGTCGCCAGCTGACCAAAGTCCAAATCACCGGCATTTCCGCTTAAATTCAACTTCCCCCAAACCATGGCTCACAAAAAGGGACAAGGCTCCGTCAAGAACGGGCGCGATAGCAACAGCAAGCGGCTGGGCGTGAAAAAATTCGGGGGGGAGCAGGTCATCGCCGGCAACATTCTCATCCGCCAGAAGGGCACGAAGTGGGTGCCTGGGGTCAACGTCGGGCTCGGACGAGATTTCACCATCTTCGCCCTTTCGGACGGAGTCGTTCGATTTGACAAAAAAGGCCGCCGGATTAACGTAGATCAAGCTGAGGCAGTCGCCTCCTAAAAATTTTTCATTGCGAGGGACACGAAAGGCCCGGTTTGCGAGAGCAGCCGGGTCTTTCTTTTACCCGCGCAGTCTCTAGGCGTGCCTTC
This window encodes:
- the rplU gene encoding 50S ribosomal protein L21, translated to MTYAIFKTGGKQYRVSEGDKLDVEFLASVQAGDKTSFDQVLFVSNEGQASVGTPVVEGAKVEAEVVDQIRAKKVINYKFKRRKGYHRTKGHRRQLTKVQITGISA
- a CDS encoding ATP-dependent DNA ligase, with amino-acid sequence MPLLPVQPRHGSAWLPELDLWLDPHRAQDFAFISHAHADHFAPSRRCLATPVTAAFLRTRYGKKLTIMERAFGEVFSWEGHRLSLHPAGHTFGSAMLRVEREADGVSFLYTGDFKMRPSLTAETAQPPPADSLLMETTYGLPHFQFPDSQAIRPAIQHFCEDALSQGEVPVLLGYSLGKAQELMAIVAEAELPMLVHPAIEKISRDYEAQGRSLGRYAPLKKESDLAGQVLLTPPNTVRSTLIRRIPHRRLAMASGWGLQAGASFRYQVDEVFVLSDHADHSELHACIKAVQPKLILTTHGYAREFAAELRQAGREAWTLRGQDQIELPLSLEQEAGPALPSDTAIPPSEWGELCQAAEAAGRASGRLQKISLLASYLARLQDQAESLARATRFLAGRATADRDSQKRLQVGSALVRAALLAHTGLPLARYQAISRSQNDLGRTTFLLLQQGRSEARPWSLRDVDEWISQIGKATTQQAKLRLLRQAFAQLPASQGSLLVRLLTGDLRLGLKQGLVEESLAKAFDQPLAAIREAILLTGDLGETANLAAGGGLASAQHRPFVPLQPMLASPEKDAESLFQRLAAGTPIRKIWLEPKFDGIRLQLHKVGERVELYSRDTRTLTEEFPDLVQPVTTHPGDFLLDGELIAYDGDRKLTFFDLQKRLGRRQEPDLFGAQEIPVRFLAFDCLWAEGKSLLQQPLQARRACLESLRLKEPLEIVPLCQAASPEEIEVAFLQAKREGHEGLIAKDPASRWLASRRGKHWLKLKKAMPTLDCVVVKAQQGHGKRSHVLSDYTFALQDEQDASLKVLGKAYSGLTDEEIEELTEHFERTTLSQRGRVRTVEPQVVLEIAFDSIQPSQRHNSGLSLRFPRIHAWRRDKVPTEIDSLATARKLAGLPG
- the rpmA gene encoding 50S ribosomal protein L27, which translates into the protein MAHKKGQGSVKNGRDSNSKRLGVKKFGGEQVIAGNILIRQKGTKWVPGVNVGLGRDFTIFALSDGVVRFDKKGRRINVDQAEAVAS